A region of the Columba livia isolate bColLiv1 breed racing homer chromosome 23, bColLiv1.pat.W.v2, whole genome shotgun sequence genome:
gCCTTCTGCCATGGCAGGCTGGGACTTAGTGCAGGTGGCTCCTGCGATCTGAGATAAGCATCATATGCTGGGCAAGAAGGTGTCTTGGCTCCACTGTGGTTGGGTGCCATGCTGCTTCTCATGATCAAGTCCTCCAGCTCTATTTCTTCCTATGCTGTCTCCCAGGTGAACCTCAGTCCCAGAGACATGTCCTGTTGCAACCCGTgtctgccctgccagccctgcggcCCAACCccactggccaacagctgcaatgagccctgtgtcaggcagtgccagAACTCCACCGTTGTCATTGAGCCCTCCCcagtggtggtgaccctgcctggccccatcctcagctccttccctcaGAACACCGTtgtgggctcctccacctccgctgctgttggcagcatcctcagctgtgAGGGAGTGCCCATCAACTCTGGGGGCTTTGACCTCTCCTGCATTACCAACCGCTACTGTGGCAACAGATGCCGACCCTGCTAAAGCTGACGGTGATATCATCGGGCAAGAACCTTGCAAGACTTTGGAACGTGGTCCTTGAAATGAGATAGAGCTTCATGGCATTGCATTCAGAGCTTTGAATCAGTTTCCTTCTTCcactcttctctttctctctctcactttcctctgctcttcctGACTCCCAAAACCAGCCTAGTGGGACCCTCCTTCTACAGGGCAGGCAGACTGTCTCTGTGCTGGAGCTTAACGACATCCTTGTGGCTGCCTATGGTTCTCCACATAAGccacctccttttcttcttaagACTCATTAAAGTTGTGCTGAATTCAATCCTGGGCCCTCCTCTCCTTGTTCATTCTTGGGTACCTCTGCCAGTCCCATTGGGCAAAAATTTGGAAGAAGAGGATGGTGGGACTCCCTGCCTcgcattttcttttgtttgctttcccttgGAACTGCAGAAGACATTCATGGCCAATCCACAGCCAATAGCCAGAAGTGAGGAAATGGTTCCAAATGGTGGTAGGAGTTTGGCTGGGAAACAACAGTTGCTGAGGACAATCCACACTCTCATCTCTCTcattcttttccctcctttacCTGATTTACTGTGCATGCCCAACACATAAGGCCACAGGAAGATGAGATAGAGGAACCTCATACAGTCCTTCAGCATTTGCTGAGCCCAGCTACTCTCTAGACATGCATCTGCATCATCATAATTGAACACCAGGGTGGAAGGGAGTACAAGGATCACCTCCACTAATGTTTCTTGGCAAAAACACAGGCTAgccaagatggcccagcaccctgtccagctgaatcttaaatgTGTCCAATGTTTcagaatccaccacttccctgggaagatGTCTCCAATGTCTCCCTTTTCTCACCATGGAAAATTTCCATCTTCTGTCCAATCAGAATGTTACCAGTTCATTGTAGCCTTTGCCCcttgtcttttccatgtgactgcTTGTAAgaagggagtctccatcttctttctgGGCACTCTTAATATATCGGAGCATGGTGCTGAGGTCTCCTCTAAGCTtctcaaaactgaacaaacccagttctcTTAGGCTTTCatgatatttcattttcttttgttcactTTCCCTTGGAGCTCCAGAAGACATTCATGGCCAATCCTCCAACCTGTCCAGGTCATCCTGCAGGTTGACCTGCTTTTCAAGGCTAAGATAATTCACAAGTTAGGATTGGTATCAACCACACTCAGGCTACATAATGGAGTCACCACTTCCTGTGAACTCAATGaccttatcacagaatcacagaatcagagaatcactgAATTGAcggggttggaaaagacctcagagatcatcgagtccaacccttggctcaactctagtccgtttactagatcatggcactaagtgccatgtccaatctcagtttaaaaacctccagggacggcgagtccactgcctccctgggcaggccattccaatgcctgaccactctctctgtaaagaatttccttctaatatccaacctaaatttcccctggtagagtttaagcccatgcccccttgtcctgctgctaactgcctgggagaagagaccaatccccacctggctataacttcccttcaggtagttatagagggtgatgaggtcacctctaagcctcctcttctctagactaaacaaccccagctccctcagcctctcctcataggtcttatgttcaagtcccttcaccagtcgtgttgctcttctctggacccgctccagcacttcaatgtctttcctgagctgaggggcccagaactgaacacaatactccaggtgtggcctccccaatgcagagcacaggtgaaggatcacttcccttgtcctgctgaccacgctatttttgatacaggacaggacaccattggccttcttggccacctgggcacactgttggctcatgttgagattcctgtcaattagtacccccaggtccctttctgtctgactgctctccagccactctgcgcccagcctgtagcgctgcagggggttgttgtgaccaaagtgcagcacccggcatttggcctttttgaacttcatcccattggaatcagcccatatttccagtctatccagatccctctgcagagccctcctgcctttcagcaggtcgacactccctcccaacttggtgtcatcagcaaatttgctgatgttggtctcaatcccctcatctaaatcatcaataaagatgttaaacaggactggacccaacactgacccctggggaacaccactagtgactggccgccagctggatgcagccccattcaccagcactctctgggcccggccctccagcctgttcttaacccagcgtagagtacacttgtccaagccatgggctaccagcttttgcaagagtatattatgggagacagtgtcaaaggccttgctgaagtccagatagaccacatccatggctttcccctcatccaccagctgggtcacctgatcataaaaggagatcaggttggtcagacaggacctgcccctcctaaacccatgctggctgggtctgatcccttgtccatcctgaaggtgctgtgtgattccattcaggatgatctgcttcataaccctgccaggcaccaaggtcaggctgccaggcctgtagttgccggggtcagctctgcagccctttttgtggactgggatAACAtcggccaatttccaatcatatgggacctccccagtgagccaggactgttggaagatgatggagagtggcttggcaagttcttctgcaagctccctcatcaccctaggatggatctcatctggtcccatagacttgtgaggatccagatggctcagtaaatcac
Encoded here:
- the LOC106145914 gene encoding feather keratin Cos1-1/Cos1-3/Cos2-1 isoform X1, whose product is MSLLENCYFHSGFLGLRQCRTPIKGSPTICSLIQFSRLLLLGNQVNLSPRDMSCCNPCLPCQPCGPTPLANSCNEPCVRQCQNSTVVIEPSPVVVTLPGPILSSFPQNTVVGSSTSAAVGSILSCEGVPINSGGFDLSCITNRYCGNRCRPC